A stretch of the Lolium perenne isolate Kyuss_39 chromosome 3, Kyuss_2.0, whole genome shotgun sequence genome encodes the following:
- the LOC139837776 gene encoding uncharacterized protein, whose protein sequence is MLPYAPGTTRTETADDLLRTRDEILAEARQRLLQAQKLARRYYDAHHRKAEFAVGDWVWLRLLHRTTQSLDPRSRRKLGPRYAGPFRVLERIGTLAYRLELPAGSRLHDVFNVGLLKAYRGDPPSAPPALPPTSDGRLEPAPASVARVMKAQQRRGVWHVLVHWTGMPEDEATWEKLEDLRQ, encoded by the coding sequence ATGCTTCCCTATGCGCCTGGCACGACACGTACTGAGACGGCGGATGACCTGCTGCGTACCCGCGACGAGATACTGGCTGAGGCGCGCCAACGACTTCTTCAGGCTCAGAAGCTGGCCAGGAGGTACTATGATGCACACCATCGCAAGGCGGAGTTTGCGGTGGGCGACTGGGTCTGGCTACGCCTTCTTCACCGGACGACCCAGTCCTTGGACCCGCGCTCCAGGCGCAAGTTGGGACCTCGTTACGCCGGTCCCTTCCGTGTGCTGGAGCGCATCGGCACGCTCGCCTACCGTCTTGAGCTGCCCGCGGGCTCGCGCCTCCACGACGTCTTCAACGTCGGCCTCCTGAAGGCCTACCGTGGCGACCCTCCGTCTGCACCACCAGCTCTTCCACCTACTTCGGATGGGCGTCTCGAGCCTGCCCCGGCGAGTGTGGCTCGCGTGATGAAGGCCCAGCAGCGACGTGGTGTTTGGCACGTCTTGGTGCATTGGACAGGCATGCCAGAGGACGAGGCGACTTGGGAGAAGCTTGAAGATCTCCGCCAGTAG